A single genomic interval of Lathyrus oleraceus cultivar Zhongwan6 chromosome 7, CAAS_Psat_ZW6_1.0, whole genome shotgun sequence harbors:
- the LOC127103954 gene encoding uncharacterized protein LOC127103954 produces the protein MSKYSQGSNCSKSHFISDECRCSLDAPLMTLWTDANPICRLYGRGMYKLQGHKRCNHFVWYDEEMTPRSKELISSFHERLGLEKIKVNECKHKEDELKKEIKFLKIQLKFTIGFMIVLLIGLVATSVLN, from the exons ATGTCCAAATATTCCCAAGGAAGCAATTGCAGCAAATCTCATTTCATCAGTGATGAATGTAGATGCAGCCTCGATGCACCATTGATGACATTATGGACTGATGCTAACCCAATATGTCGTTTATATGGACGTGGAATGTACAAG CTTCAGGGACACAAAAGGTGCAATCATTTTGTCTGGTATGATGAGGAGATGACTCCAAGATCAAAAGAGTTGATTTCTTCATTTCATGAAAGATTAGGTCTAGAGAAGATTAAAGTAAATGAATGCAAGCACAAAGAGGATGAATTGAAGAAGGAGATCAAGTTTCTGAAAATCCAGTTGAAGTTTACAATTGGGTTTATGATTGTGTTGTTAATAGGACTAGTTGCCACAAGTGTACTGAATTAG